In one Thermodesulfobacteriota bacterium genomic region, the following are encoded:
- a CDS encoding ABC transporter substrate-binding protein — protein sequence MSKRKSLFSIVLLSLMISQLAWLGGCDQKKEPIKIGLSINLSGRGGTAGEYIRDGAMLAVSEINQKGGIHGRPISLLIKDDKNTEEGIIQADEELIAEGVPVIIGHTYSETTLKAYPYVTSRNTILFTAFTATTRLTAKDDLFFRTSVDNSAYGRALNTLLTKRQIQTVSFLLDMSNSSFVLDYVEQTRKYYSGHVAVVQFNSREKTDWDSIIPDLMDAKPDAIMLLTEVTMTGVAAQKLRAKGFEGDFIASLWAQTPDLMRYGGRDVEDLTIITFISPQYQNPQYVDFAKGIKEKFNKSVTARTVRAYEAVHIISQALKQCEEMSAPELKKALLNISKFDSVMGPLRFDAFGDVIRPVFEIRIKNGKFHNEGQIK from the coding sequence ATGAGCAAAAGAAAAAGCCTATTTTCTATTGTACTTTTATCACTCATGATTTCTCAACTGGCTTGGCTTGGGGGCTGTGATCAAAAAAAAGAGCCCATCAAAATAGGCCTTTCGATTAACCTGAGCGGTCGGGGCGGTACTGCAGGAGAGTATATCCGTGATGGCGCTATGCTTGCTGTATCAGAGATTAACCAGAAGGGAGGGATACACGGACGCCCCATCTCTCTGTTAATAAAGGATGATAAGAACACGGAGGAAGGGATTATTCAGGCGGATGAGGAATTGATTGCAGAGGGGGTTCCGGTTATTATTGGGCATACTTACTCTGAGACTACTCTAAAGGCATATCCCTACGTGACCTCGCGCAATACAATCTTATTTACCGCATTCACCGCTACAACCCGGTTGACCGCAAAGGACGACCTTTTTTTTCGGACCTCTGTAGATAACAGCGCTTATGGCAGGGCCCTAAACACGTTGCTTACCAAAAGACAGATACAGACGGTTTCCTTTCTTCTGGATATGTCGAATTCCAGTTTCGTGTTGGACTATGTGGAACAAACCCGGAAATATTATTCCGGCCATGTTGCGGTGGTTCAGTTCAATTCCCGGGAAAAAACGGACTGGGATAGCATTATCCCTGACCTGATGGATGCAAAACCGGATGCCATTATGCTGCTCACGGAGGTGACCATGACCGGAGTTGCCGCACAAAAGCTCAGAGCCAAAGGGTTTGAAGGGGATTTTATTGCCAGTTTGTGGGCTCAGACCCCTGATCTAATGCGTTATGGCGGCAGGGATGTGGAAGATTTAACGATCATTACTTTTATCAGCCCCCAATATCAGAACCCTCAATATGTGGATTTTGCCAAAGGGATTAAAGAAAAATTTAACAAGTCAGTTACTGCCCGCACCGTGCGAGCCTATGAAGCTGTACACATCATTTCACAAGCCTTAAAACAGTGTGAGGAGATGAGCGCCCCGGAACTGAAAAAAGCCCTTCTTAACATATCAAAATTCGATAGTGTAATGGGGCCGTTACGGTTTGATGCCTTCGGTGATGTGATCCGGCCTGTCTTTGAAATCAGAATAAAGAACGGTAAATTTCATAATGAAGGGCAGATAAAATGA